A region of the Corticium candelabrum chromosome 4, ooCorCand1.1, whole genome shotgun sequence genome:
AATTCGCTGCATTGTCCTGCTAATTATCGTGTAAATTCATGTCGATTGCACTGCTCTTCCGTAGTTTCGTTAGTACTTTCAATTTGGATGTGCGTTAATCTATTAAGCAAACTCCTGATGTAGTTTACTAATTAGACAGTTTGGGAGGGCAGTCTCAAGAAGACAGACTGGACTCTCTGTACAACACCCCATCGGGCACAATGCACGCAAGTTGCACATAAATGCCAAATTACAAAGAAATTGCTACAGAAGCAGTTGAATCAACTTTAGAACCACTGCTGGTTGTCCGTTGTTTTATAATATGGACAGATGTGATCTGCCTCTTGGAAAATGACAGGAGATGACCTAATTAACGCGGTGTTGTGCTCTATTGTGTATTGTAATGCTAGAACACCGTTTGTGTGATGCGGTGTATTTGCCCAGTTTACAGAATAAAGTGTATCTACATTTGGTTTCAATGTATTGTAGTCAATCAGTGAAATTGCAGTTGTATGTACAATTAGCGTTCATGTGTCAGTAACATTTGAAATGACTCATGACAGACTTGAAATGACtgtgaatgaatttgaattgacaTAACGTGAATTTGAAGTGACTATGAACGAATTTGGTCTGGAAATGGTGTAATACCTAACTGCGTTAAATATTTTCTTGTGCAATGATCATGAAGCAGGGAGGTAACAGGTAATAGCTGCAGCATAGAAAAGCATGCCATGACATCTAGATTTGCGATAATCGATGTCATCAGCTTGCAAACAGCTACCACTGCTATTGTTCCAAACAGAGCATCGGGTCGGACAACGATGTGCAGCTTAAtggaaagaaagacaagtGACACAAGGCATAGTGTTTCACGTAGTGTAGTTAATCTCTTGCCTAAACATAGCAAATTATTTTGATCAGCAATTTGTTATTGCATGTTGAATTAGAGTCATCAGTTGTTGATATCAGATTGTTTGTCTAAAGCATCAGATACAAATGTGTTGAATTAATCGGAAAAACAAAGAATTAGTGTACTCGCTTGTTTTTATGAAATATTACTTTGATTTGGCGATTTTTCTGTGTGACATCGTCTCTTTATCATTTTATAAGGatatacgtagagttttgaagTTTTGTCGTACGTATGCTAATGCAATAAGTACATAATGAAGTGCAAGATCATGATTAGCTGTAATGTGTTCTCCAATAGGAGACAGTGTGTTAGACTTGAAGTTAGTTGTGGTAATTTGTATTGAATGGTGGTTTACCTGGTATTTTTTCTGTTCTCTAAATCGacactggacacacaaactgtgATAAACGTTGATAAACATGTATCAGTCTtaacattaaatttaattaatgttgtagATTCAGGTATTTGTGCAAAATTTAAGGAGATGTTGTATTATCATATCTATCTCGCATTGCaaatttgtttgtaggttgctTGCATTTGCAACGATGCTCAGATTCGGGACAATACATTAATTGGTCAGCCGACAGAAGGGGCTCTTCTGGCAACTGCAATGAAGGTTAGTTGAATGTAATTCAAATTTTCTATGATTTTGCACTAGTTTGCTTCTAGATGGAGTTGTATGGCATTCGAGATCAGTATGTAAGAACGTCAGAGAAACCGTTCTCTTCAGACCAGAAGTGGATGGCTGTCTGTTGTCGACCAAGGATGAAAGACATTGCCGGAATGGCTAAAGTGTGAAAGTAAAGTCGTCTTTCACTTGACTTTGTTTGTagtattgttttgtgtgtagctTGATGGAGAGAGGTATTTTATGAAGGGAGCTGTTGAACGTGTTTTGCGGCAGTGTACTTGCATTTATGTCCCTGAAAATGTTCATGATACTCTTCAGCTTGATGAGCGTGGTGTGCAGGCTGTTATGCATAAGGTCAGAGAGTACGGTCGTAAGGGGTTTCGAGGTAATCAAAATTGCATCCATATATTTACTGTTGATTGTATTGTTTGATTGGCTGCTGTTAGTTATTGCCATGGCAACTGGAGAAAGTTTGACTGATATGATGTTTGTGGGTTTGGCTGCTATTAGTGATCCGCCTCGACCGGGAGTGGAAGCTGCTGTGCACAGTCTACTGAACAGTGGTGTTTGTGTGAAGATGCTCACTGGTGACTCTAAAGAGACAGCGATTGCAGTTGGTATTGTTCATATTACTGAGATATTTAGTGTGTCCATtggagtttgttgttgttgttcataTTACTGAGATATTTAGTGTGTCCAAtggagtttgttgttgttgttgttgttgttgttgttgttgttcataTTACTGAGATATTTAGTGTGTCCAAtggagtttgttgttgttgttgttgttgttgttgttgtcattgttacTGATGATAACATCTTTATAGGCGTGTCCTTGGGTCTACATGACGAGGGTTGCCCAACTCTTTCTGGAGAGGAGATAGATCTGATGGACTTGCATCGATTGCAACTGGCTATGGATCAAGTACAGATACACGGACATCTTATGTTATCTATTAAAATGTGTACATTGTAGATGGCTCTTCATTCTTGCAGGTGTCTGTATTTTATCGTGTTAGTCCAAGGCACAAAGTAGCTATCGTCAAGGTTAGCTATGTCTTGTTATTCTCTCTGATTGCCTCTGATTGGTTGTTTTCGTTTGCCGTGCAGGCTTTGCAGGCTAAGGAAGAAATCGTAGCAATGACTGGAGATGGTATAAACGATGCTGTGGCATTGAAGAGAGCCGATATTGGAGTCGCAATGGGTTTGGCCGGTACTGATGTGTGCAAGGAGGCTGCCGATATGATTCTTGTCAACGATGATTTCATTACAATAATGTATGTATCTGTCAATAGTTTTTCGATTTATACTCTTTGTCTCGACGATATACATTGACAGGTCTGCCATACGGGAAGGCAAGGGAATATTTTACAACATCACTAACTTTGTTCGATTCCAGTTGAGCACGTATGATAACAAATAATTGTATCTTGTTTGACTGGCTAGTAGTAATGTTGTTCCAGGAGCATCGCTGCTTTGTCTCTTATCACAATATCTACGTTTTTGCACCTGCGAAATCCCCTGAATGCCATGCAGATATTATGGATTAATATTATTATGGATGGACCTCCAGCACAAAGGtttttattcaattaatattgtatttgGGTCTTgctatgtatgtgtatgtttgacTTTGTGGGGTAGTCTAGGTGTGGAACCTGTAGACAGAGATGTGATGCTTCGGCCTCCTAGAGGAGTGCATGATCCTATCATCACTCGTGCTCTGGTTTCCAAGGTATTAACCTCAGCAGCAATCATTGTTATAGGAACTCTTTGGGTGTTTTGGAAAGAGGTATCCAGCCACAAATTATGTGTGAATTTTGATTAAAGTTCATTTTGGTTGATAATCAGATGAGTGACGGTCATGTGACTAGACGGGACACAACCATGACTTTTACGTGCTTTGTATTTTTTGATATGTTCAACGCATTGAGCTGTAGATCACAGGTAGATCATAGATGATTTGATCGGTTGATAAATGCTCATTTAGTGGTTCCTGTTACAGACAAAATCAATATTCGAAATTGGATTTTTGACAAATCGTACTTTTCTATATTCTGTTGGGGGCTCTCTGTTGGGCCAGATGTTGGTCATTTATTTTGCTCCTCTTCAGAGAGTGTTTCAGACTGAAGCACTCAGACTTTCAGATCTTTTGTTTCTCGTGTGTCTGTCGTCATCTGTGTTCATCTTCGATGAGGTGAGGAAGTGTCTATTGAGTACAGAATTGGACGACTGGAAAAAGAAATCAGAAGAAATGGTATAAAAGCAAGGTGATCCTGTTGTGATAACAATATGGTTAAGTTTTTTAGTttgcatatttaattaaaatgacacTATGCATAGGGTGTATGCATATTAGTGATGTATACAGTTATTCACTCGTGTTTGGGTTTCTTATAAATGAGGACAATATTTATGAATTTGTTAGTTAATTTAAGTgaaatgtttgtgtaataAGTCAAAGCAGTAAAGGTAATGTCAGGGGGTTAGTACAATGATTTGCATATTTTCATGAATGTTGATTTCCATACCTCCTGTGGTGTTTATTCCGTAAGTTGGAACAGTAGAACAACATGCATATCTCAAGCATTGAAAGAGAGTGTGTGTTccttaaaggggaactctcaccaaaatcaaccatctctcagatg
Encoded here:
- the LOC134179107 gene encoding calcium-transporting ATPase type 2C member 1-like, encoding MISLLLVSALVSVCMGQYDDAVSITVAIVIVVSVAFVQEYRSERSLEALKQLVPHKCHCLRQGVTKDLPASELVPGDCVYITVGDRVPADIRLIEAVDLELDESSFTGETDPVRKSTAQLMHVGGNGTPLTERKNIAFMGTLVCHGRGKGIVISTGENSEFGDVFKMMQGEDAPKTPLQKSMDRLGKQLSFYSFCIIGAIMFIGWFQSRHLLDMFTIGVSLAVAAIPEGLPIVVTVTLALGVMRMADRNAIVKRLPIVETLGCATVVCSDKTGTLTQNEMTVKYLFAANEDEAQVSGVGYNDAGEVMCRGIKVTGTSHPSLLKLVEVACICNDAQIRDNTLIGQPTEGALLATAMKMELYGIRDQYVRTSEKPFSSDQKWMAVCCRPRMKDIAGMAKLDGERYFMKGAVERVLRQCTCIYVPENVHDTLQLDERGVQAVMHKVREYGRKGFRVIAMATGESLTDMMFVGLAAISDPPRPGVEAAVHSLLNSGVCVKMLTGDSKETAIAVGVSLGLHDEGCPTLSGEEIDLMDLHRLQLAMDQVSVFYRVSPRHKVAIVKALQAKEEIVAMTGDGINDAVALKRADIGVAMGLAGTDVCKEAADMILVNDDFITIMSAIREGKGIFYNITNFVRFQLSTSIAALSLITISTFLHLRNPLNAMQILWINIIMDGPPAQRCGTCRQRCDASAS